The Planctomycetia bacterium genome has a window encoding:
- a CDS encoding CsbD family protein, translating into MSGKTDEVKGRIKEAAGALTGNDQLREKGKTDQAVGKAKQAVQKVADTVKEAVKKVIE; encoded by the coding sequence ATGAGTGGCAAAACAGACGAAGTGAAGGGTCGAATCAAGGAAGCCGCCGGCGCACTGACGGGCAACGACCAACTGCGCGAGAAAGGAAAGACAGACCAAGCTGTTGGAAAGGCTAAGCAGGCCGTTCAGAAAGTGGCCGATACCGTCAAGGAAGCGGTGAAAAAGGTGATCGAGTAA
- a CDS encoding HAMP domain-containing sensor histidine kinase produces the protein MRLADFILSNVEPILAGWEIFARSIGAGEHLDQLALRDHAGQILQATAQDMKSPQTVAERAKKSKGQDHSPENDELDGASHAHAVDRLGLGFDMLEVISEYRALRASVLQLWRDSAPDADERDVDDLTRFNESIDQSLFQAVASYAKRVDQARDMFLAILSHDLRNPLHSLGMTAHLVPLVANKPDEALACSHQITRSVSVMERMISDLLDYTRTRLGAGMPVKPAPLDLAALCSELIAEFRTAHPDCAIEYRAEGDLNGLWDADRIRQAISNLMGNAIQHGSADFPVNLSLRGEAANVFIDIHNGGEPIPLGELSKIFDPLIRGSSDERPKSNRPGSIGMGLYIAREVAKSHGGRVDVTSTVTEGTSFIICLPRTAAPKVGAPILDAEHIDKM, from the coding sequence ATGCGGCTCGCTGACTTCATTTTATCGAACGTAGAGCCTATCCTGGCCGGGTGGGAGATCTTCGCGCGGAGCATCGGGGCAGGTGAGCATCTAGACCAATTGGCCCTGCGCGACCACGCCGGGCAAATCCTGCAAGCCACCGCGCAAGACATGAAGTCGCCCCAAACCGTTGCCGAGCGAGCGAAAAAATCCAAAGGTCAGGATCACTCGCCTGAAAACGACGAACTCGATGGCGCATCCCATGCGCACGCAGTCGACCGATTGGGTCTGGGCTTTGACATGCTGGAAGTGATTAGCGAGTACCGCGCCCTGCGCGCCAGCGTGCTTCAGCTTTGGCGTGATAGCGCACCGGATGCCGACGAACGCGATGTCGATGATCTGACCCGCTTCAACGAATCTATCGACCAGTCTCTCTTCCAGGCCGTTGCCAGCTACGCCAAGCGGGTCGATCAAGCCCGCGACATGTTCCTCGCCATCCTCAGTCACGACCTGCGCAATCCGCTTCACTCGCTCGGCATGACGGCACACCTGGTGCCACTCGTCGCAAACAAACCGGACGAAGCCCTGGCGTGCAGCCATCAGATCACACGCAGCGTGTCGGTGATGGAACGGATGATCAGCGACCTGCTCGACTACACCCGCACTCGGCTGGGCGCTGGCATGCCTGTCAAACCAGCCCCGTTGGATCTGGCCGCCCTTTGCAGTGAGCTGATCGCCGAGTTCCGCACCGCCCACCCTGACTGCGCGATCGAGTACCGCGCCGAAGGCGATCTGAACGGCCTGTGGGATGCCGACCGCATTCGCCAGGCCATTTCCAACTTGATGGGCAACGCTATCCAACACGGCTCGGCTGATTTTCCCGTCAATCTTTCGCTCCGCGGCGAAGCGGCAAACGTGTTCATCGACATTCACAACGGAGGTGAGCCAATTCCTCTGGGCGAACTGTCGAAAATCTTCGACCCGCTGATTCGAGGCTCTAGCGACGAACGCCCGAAAAGCAACCGCCCGGGCAGCATTGGCATGGGCCTGTACATCGCTCGCGAAGTTGCTAAATCGCACGGCGGGCGAGTTGATGTAACCTCGACTGTCACAGAGGGCACATCGTTTATTATCTGCCTGCCGCGTACTGCCGCGCCGAAAGTCGGGGCGCCAATCCTTGATGCTGAACATATCGACAAGATGTGA
- a CDS encoding CBS domain-containing protein, which yields MQVKDVMTVDPVCVTPDTTLSQVATLMVESNCGAILVVDDLSTKRVVGIVTDRDIVCRSVARGENTSPRLVASTMSSPVATVFPDTSVDQCCEVMQVHQYRRVAVVDAEDRCLGIVAQADLARHATLELVAETLRQISLDSPAGLG from the coding sequence ATGCAGGTCAAAGATGTGATGACAGTTGATCCAGTTTGCGTGACGCCTGATACGACACTCTCACAAGTCGCGACCTTAATGGTGGAAAGCAATTGCGGTGCGATCCTTGTGGTTGATGATCTGTCCACAAAACGAGTCGTCGGGATCGTCACCGATCGTGATATTGTCTGTCGCTCCGTCGCGCGCGGCGAGAATACCTCGCCGCGCTTGGTCGCGTCGACCATGTCTTCCCCCGTCGCGACCGTTTTTCCGGACACTTCCGTGGATCAGTGTTGCGAGGTAATGCAAGTGCATCAGTATCGGCGCGTTGCGGTGGTCGACGCCGAAGACCGTTGTCTCGGCATCGTCGCGCAAGCCGACCTCGCGCGCCACGCCACATTGGAGTTGGTAGCTGAGACTTTGAGGCAGATCTCTCTTGACTCCCCGGCGGGCCTGGGATGA
- a CDS encoding YihY/virulence factor BrkB family protein — translation AATGAFAELKDSMNTIWEVQPVAGLGLWAMVRDRFVSFAMVLVIGFLLVTSLVTSAVLQSLAERIAGEFAFLEVGHAVLSLIMITVLFALIYKVLPDALVAWKDVWMGALVAAALFTLGKSLFGLYLGHSSIGSSYGAAGSLVIVVLWTYYSALILLFGAEMTQVHARLRGARIVPTESAVRVSEHDRVQQGLPHAAPVATPLGGEDRTKSQAE, via the coding sequence GCCGCGACGGGCGCATTCGCGGAACTCAAAGATTCCATGAACACGATTTGGGAGGTTCAACCGGTGGCGGGGCTAGGTTTATGGGCAATGGTGCGAGACCGGTTCGTCTCCTTCGCCATGGTGTTAGTGATCGGCTTCCTGCTAGTGACGTCGCTGGTAACGAGCGCGGTACTCCAATCGCTCGCCGAGCGGATTGCGGGAGAATTCGCGTTTCTGGAGGTCGGGCACGCGGTGTTGTCACTGATCATGATCACCGTGCTATTCGCGCTGATCTACAAGGTGCTACCCGACGCTCTCGTGGCCTGGAAGGATGTTTGGATGGGAGCGCTGGTGGCAGCAGCGCTATTTACCTTGGGCAAGTCACTGTTCGGCCTCTACCTCGGCCACAGTTCCATCGGCTCCAGCTACGGGGCCGCGGGTTCGCTGGTAATCGTGGTCCTGTGGACATACTACTCAGCGCTCATCCTCTTATTTGGGGCTGAGATGACCCAAGTGCATGCCCGATTGCGCGGCGCCCGCATTGTACCAACCGAATCCGCAGTTCGCGTGTCTGAGCACGATCGCGTCCAGCAGGGGCTGCCTCACGCCGCGCCTGTCGCCACACCTCTAGGAGGAGAAGATCGAACAAAGTCACAGGCAGAATAG
- a CDS encoding DUF3309 domain-containing protein, which translates to MNLIVVILVVLLLLSLFGGGYGFRSGNNVLAGGGGLVGLILLILIILFLMGRL; encoded by the coding sequence ATGAATCTCATCGTGGTGATCCTTGTGGTGCTCTTGCTGCTCTCGCTGTTTGGCGGCGGCTACGGCTTCCGTAGCGGCAATAACGTCCTCGCGGGGGGTGGCGGCCTCGTCGGCCTGATCCTGCTCATCCTCATTATTTTGTTCCTGATGGGCCGGTTATAG
- a CDS encoding YqaE/Pmp3 family membrane protein, which translates to MNKLLLVIIAILLPPLAVGLKAGIGFHLFLNIILTLLVYLPGLLHALWVVLKD; encoded by the coding sequence ATGAACAAACTGCTGCTGGTAATCATCGCCATTCTGCTGCCGCCGTTGGCAGTAGGGCTGAAGGCGGGCATTGGGTTCCACTTATTCCTCAACATCATTCTCACTCTGCTGGTGTATTTACCTGGATTGCTGCACGCGTTGTGGGTCGTGTTGAAAGATTGA